The proteins below come from a single Minwuia thermotolerans genomic window:
- a CDS encoding [protein-PII] uridylyltransferase, protein MFPAMEQLKNKREIIDRRSIGADLRRLAETHDGDSLRQAVFERLRDALAEGRQKIEQRFLEGEPGDVAARAMSYLVDQIITMLYDHAVEDVFAAANPTDGEQLSVVAVGGYGRGQMAPFSDVDLLFLMPYKQTAWSESVIEYMLYMLWDLKLKVGHASRTVDDCIRMAKQDTTIRTALLEARYVYGNQPLYAELKRRFQKDVVAGSGIDYVELKLAERDERHQRFGDSRYVNEPNLKEGKGGMRDLHTLFWVAKYLYQVDRVSELVEKGVISQGEYRKFVKAERFLWTVRFHLHLLANRPEERLTFDVQTNLAKRLGYTDHAGAQAIERFMKHYLLTARDVGDLTRVICTAIEQENQRKPLLRLPRLGLRTREIDGFVAEGGRLDVTDKEQFAEKPADMVRIFRVAQHEDLDIHPNALRLMRRHRKKITRPVRQDPVANRAFMDILTGEKEPEIHLRRMNEAGVLGQFITDFGRVVAQTQHDMYHHYTVDEHTIRAVGLLWQIEQGKLKQDHPLSAEIIHKVLSREVLYVAVFLHDIAKGRGGDHSVLGERVAKKLCPRLGMSAAETETVAWLVRWHLLMSATAFKRDLADPKTIADFVGAVQSPERLRLLLVLTVADIRAVGPGVWNGWKGQLLRDLYYRAEDAMSGDMIGRASRERIKQARQNLAERLKDWPTRQLDAHLERFYDGYWLGLDIETQAWHAEIMRRADEQKKHIEIEARSDKFKAMTEIVIYATDHPGLFARIAGAMAVAGVNIVDARIFTTHDGMAVDSFIVQDAEEGPLTDPERLEKMKNAIRKTLSGEMRPTRVIADRKPNYAQRTQIFTVEPVVFIDNNASNTWTVIEVNGRDRLGFVHDVAWALFDLSLNLGRARIATYGERAVDVFYVRDMFGLKVEDRAKQERIRRRLTEAIQPPTPARGGGSKAA, encoded by the coding sequence ATGTTTCCGGCCATGGAGCAGCTCAAGAACAAGCGCGAGATCATCGACCGCCGGAGCATCGGCGCCGATCTGCGCCGTCTGGCCGAAACGCACGATGGCGACAGTCTGCGCCAGGCCGTGTTCGAACGCCTGCGGGACGCCCTGGCCGAGGGCCGCCAGAAGATCGAGCAGCGGTTCCTGGAGGGCGAGCCGGGCGATGTGGCCGCACGCGCCATGTCCTATCTGGTCGACCAGATCATCACCATGCTCTACGACCACGCCGTCGAGGATGTCTTCGCGGCGGCCAATCCGACCGACGGCGAACAACTCTCGGTCGTTGCTGTCGGCGGCTACGGCCGGGGGCAGATGGCGCCGTTCTCCGACGTCGATCTGCTGTTCCTGATGCCCTACAAGCAGACCGCCTGGTCGGAGAGCGTGATCGAGTACATGCTCTACATGCTCTGGGACCTGAAGCTGAAGGTCGGGCACGCCAGCCGCACCGTCGACGACTGCATCCGCATGGCCAAGCAGGACACGACCATCCGGACGGCCCTGCTGGAAGCCCGCTACGTCTATGGCAACCAGCCCCTTTACGCCGAGTTGAAACGCCGCTTCCAGAAGGACGTCGTCGCCGGTTCCGGCATCGATTACGTCGAGCTGAAACTGGCCGAACGCGACGAGCGCCACCAGCGCTTCGGCGATTCCCGCTATGTCAACGAGCCCAACCTGAAGGAGGGCAAGGGAGGCATGCGGGACCTCCACACGCTGTTCTGGGTCGCCAAGTATCTCTACCAGGTCGACCGGGTCTCGGAGCTGGTCGAGAAAGGCGTCATCAGCCAGGGCGAGTACCGCAAGTTCGTCAAGGCCGAGCGCTTCCTGTGGACGGTGCGGTTTCATCTGCACCTGCTCGCCAACCGGCCCGAGGAGCGGCTGACCTTCGACGTGCAGACCAACCTGGCCAAGCGGCTCGGCTATACCGATCACGCGGGCGCGCAGGCCATCGAGCGGTTCATGAAACACTACCTGCTGACCGCGCGGGACGTCGGCGACCTGACCCGTGTGATCTGCACCGCGATCGAACAGGAAAACCAGCGCAAGCCGTTGCTGCGCCTGCCGCGGCTGGGGCTCAGGACGCGCGAGATCGACGGTTTCGTGGCCGAGGGCGGCCGGTTGGACGTGACCGACAAGGAGCAGTTCGCCGAGAAGCCGGCGGACATGGTCCGGATCTTCCGCGTGGCCCAGCACGAAGATCTGGACATCCACCCCAACGCGCTCCGGCTGATGCGCCGCCACCGCAAGAAGATCACCCGGCCGGTGCGCCAGGACCCGGTCGCCAATCGCGCCTTCATGGATATCCTGACCGGCGAGAAGGAACCGGAAATCCATCTCCGGCGCATGAACGAGGCCGGCGTGCTGGGCCAGTTCATCACCGATTTCGGCCGCGTCGTCGCCCAGACGCAGCACGACATGTACCATCATTACACCGTCGACGAGCACACCATCCGCGCCGTCGGCCTGCTCTGGCAGATCGAGCAGGGCAAGCTGAAGCAGGACCACCCGCTCTCGGCCGAGATCATTCACAAGGTGCTGTCGCGCGAGGTGCTCTACGTCGCGGTCTTCCTGCACGACATCGCCAAGGGCCGGGGCGGCGACCACTCGGTGCTCGGCGAGCGCGTGGCCAAGAAGCTCTGCCCCAGGCTGGGCATGAGCGCGGCGGAGACCGAGACCGTGGCCTGGCTGGTGCGCTGGCACCTGCTGATGTCGGCGACCGCCTTCAAGCGCGACCTGGCCGACCCGAAGACCATCGCCGATTTCGTCGGCGCGGTGCAGAGCCCGGAGCGGCTGCGGCTGCTGCTGGTGCTGACCGTCGCCGACATCCGCGCCGTCGGTCCCGGGGTCTGGAACGGCTGGAAGGGTCAGTTGCTGCGCGACCTCTACTACCGCGCCGAGGACGCCATGTCCGGCGACATGATCGGCCGCGCCTCCCGCGAGCGGATCAAGCAGGCGCGCCAGAATCTGGCCGAGCGGCTGAAGGACTGGCCGACCAGGCAGCTCGACGCTCATCTGGAGCGCTTCTACGACGGTTACTGGCTGGGCCTGGATATCGAGACCCAGGCCTGGCACGCGGAGATCATGCGCCGCGCCGACGAGCAGAAGAAACACATCGAGATCGAGGCCCGATCCGACAAGTTCAAGGCGATGACGGAGATCGTCATCTACGCCACCGACCATCCTGGGCTGTTCGCGCGCATCGCCGGCGCCATGGCGGTGGCCGGCGTCAACATCGTCGACGCGCGCATCTTCACCACCCATGACGGCATGGCCGTCGACAGCTTCATCGTCCAGGACGCCGAGGAAGGGCCGCTGACCGATCCCGAGCGGCTGGAGAAGATGAAGAACGCCATCCGCAAGACCCTCTCGGGCGAGATGCGGCCGACGCGGGTTATCGCCGACCGCAAGCCGAACTACGCCCAGCGGACCCAGATATTCACTGTGGAGCCGGTGGTCTTCATCGACAACAACGCCTCCAACACGTGGACAGTGATCGAGGTGAATGGCCGCGACCGGCTGGGGTTCGTCCACGACGTGGCCTGGGCGCTGTTCGACCTGTCGCTGAACCTCGGCCGGGCGCGGATCGCGACCTATGGCGAGCGCGCCGTCGACGTCTTCTATGTTCGGGACATGTTCGGTCTGAAGGTCGAGGACCGCGCAAAGCAGGAGCGCATCCGCCGCCGCCTGACCGAGGCGATCCAGCCCCCGACGCCGGCCCGGGGCGGTGGCAGCAAGGCCGCCTGA
- the speE gene encoding polyamine aminopropyltransferase, producing the protein MTEWVTEALHDGLRSSFRADRVLYRRPVGQQDLVLYENPKFGRMLALDGVTQVTEADEFIYHEMLTHVPLLAHGEVRSVLIVGGGDGGMLREVVRHRSVERVTMVEIDEGVVTFSQEYLPKVSDGAFDDPRLDLVIADGAEFVRDTERTFDVIIVDSTDPVGPGEVLFTDHFYGHARRRLNPGGVLVTQNGVPFLQGAELTGTMRAFGQLFADRTCYLATVPTYVGGPMAFGFGTDDKSLRRVAVETLADRYRKAGLSTRYYTPEVHRAAFALPGYVQELLDAA; encoded by the coding sequence ATGACCGAATGGGTGACCGAAGCGCTGCATGACGGCCTTCGATCGTCCTTCCGGGCAGACCGCGTTCTGTACCGCCGGCCGGTCGGGCAGCAGGATCTCGTGCTCTACGAGAACCCGAAGTTCGGCCGCATGCTGGCGCTCGACGGCGTGACCCAGGTCACGGAAGCCGACGAGTTCATCTACCACGAGATGCTGACCCATGTGCCGCTGCTGGCCCATGGCGAGGTCCGCTCGGTGCTGATCGTCGGCGGCGGCGACGGCGGGATGCTGCGCGAGGTTGTGCGGCACCGCTCCGTCGAGCGGGTGACCATGGTGGAGATCGACGAGGGCGTCGTGACCTTCTCGCAGGAGTACCTGCCGAAGGTCTCCGACGGGGCCTTCGACGATCCCCGGCTGGACCTGGTGATCGCGGACGGCGCGGAGTTCGTGCGCGATACGGAGCGGACATTCGACGTGATCATCGTCGATTCCACCGATCCGGTCGGGCCGGGCGAGGTGCTCTTCACCGACCATTTCTACGGCCACGCCAGGCGGCGCCTGAACCCCGGCGGGGTGCTGGTGACGCAGAACGGCGTGCCGTTCCTGCAGGGTGCGGAACTCACCGGCACCATGCGCGCCTTCGGTCAGCTGTTCGCCGACCGCACATGCTATCTGGCCACGGTGCCGACCTATGTCGGCGGCCCCATGGCCTTCGGATTCGGCACGGACGACAAGTCGCTGCGCCGGGTCGCCGTCGAGACCCTTGCCGACCGGTACCGGAAGGCGGGGCTTTCCACGCGTTACTACACCCCGGAGGTACACAGGGCGGCCTTCGCCCTGCCGGGTTACGTCCAGGAACTGCTCGACGCGGCCTGA
- a CDS encoding amidase, translating into MADIEYRGAKQLVEAMRAKEFGSGELLDHYLGRVEAHNGTINAVVATDIEAARARADAADAATARGESWGPLHGLPITIKDTFEVVGMPCTAGAPELKDHVPARHATSVERLIEAGAIVYGKTNTPIWAGDLQSYNDVYGTTNNPWDLGRAPGGSSGGSAASLASGFTALELGSDIGGSIRNPAHFCGVTGLKPSFGIVPIRGHIPGPPGNLSGADIGVAGPLARNVEDLELALDILAGADEFDAPGWKLDLAKPRRERVADYRVAVWSDDAFCEVDREVAALIEQAGDALADAGAMVARDARPDIDMAESHEIYYSLLAGELGAGLPEGLRRRLRDSPPDADDNSHAGIFARAAVMDHAAWIALNERRARLREVWRQFFGEHDVLLCPVMPRSAIPHDHSKDFQGRKVTINGKARDYTDMIVWCGMTCGVYLPAAVVPIGTTSEGLPVGVQIVANFLEDRTALDVARHLETALGGFRRPPMFA; encoded by the coding sequence ATGGCGGATATCGAATACCGGGGCGCGAAGCAGCTTGTCGAGGCCATGCGTGCCAAAGAATTCGGTTCGGGCGAACTGCTGGACCACTATCTGGGGCGCGTCGAGGCCCACAACGGGACGATCAACGCGGTGGTCGCCACCGATATCGAAGCGGCGCGGGCAAGAGCGGATGCCGCGGACGCGGCCACCGCGCGCGGCGAGAGCTGGGGCCCGCTGCATGGCCTGCCGATCACGATCAAGGACACTTTCGAGGTCGTCGGCATGCCCTGCACCGCCGGCGCGCCGGAACTGAAGGACCATGTGCCGGCACGTCACGCCACCTCGGTGGAGCGGCTGATCGAGGCTGGCGCCATCGTCTACGGCAAGACCAACACGCCGATCTGGGCGGGCGACCTGCAAAGCTACAATGACGTCTACGGCACGACCAACAATCCCTGGGACCTGGGCCGCGCGCCGGGCGGATCGTCGGGCGGGTCGGCGGCGTCGCTGGCGTCCGGGTTCACCGCACTGGAACTCGGCTCCGACATCGGCGGCTCGATCCGCAATCCGGCCCATTTCTGCGGGGTCACGGGCCTGAAGCCCAGCTTCGGCATCGTCCCGATCCGCGGCCACATCCCCGGTCCGCCCGGCAATCTGAGCGGCGCGGACATCGGCGTCGCCGGGCCGCTCGCGCGCAATGTCGAGGACCTGGAGCTGGCGCTGGACATCCTGGCGGGCGCCGACGAGTTCGACGCGCCCGGCTGGAAGCTGGACCTGGCGAAGCCCCGGCGGGAACGGGTCGCGGACTATCGCGTCGCCGTCTGGTCGGACGACGCCTTCTGCGAGGTCGACCGGGAAGTCGCGGCCCTGATCGAGCAGGCCGGCGACGCCCTCGCCGACGCCGGCGCCATGGTCGCCCGCGACGCCCGACCGGATATCGACATGGCGGAGAGCCACGAGATCTACTACTCGCTGCTGGCGGGCGAACTGGGCGCCGGCCTGCCGGAAGGGCTGCGCCGCCGGTTGCGCGACAGCCCGCCCGATGCGGACGACAACTCTCACGCCGGCATCTTCGCGCGCGCCGCGGTGATGGACCACGCCGCCTGGATCGCGCTGAACGAGCGCCGCGCCCGGCTGCGGGAGGTCTGGCGGCAGTTCTTCGGCGAGCACGACGTTCTGCTCTGCCCGGTGATGCCGCGCTCGGCGATTCCCCACGACCATTCGAAAGACTTCCAGGGCCGCAAGGTGACCATCAACGGCAAGGCCCGCGATTACACGGACATGATCGTCTGGTGCGGCATGACCTGCGGCGTCTACCTGCCTGCTGCGGTGGTGCCGATCGGGACGACAAGCGAGGGTCTGCCCGTCGGCGTCCAGATCGTCGCCAACTTCCTGGAGGATCGCACCGCCCTCGACGTCGCCCGTCATCTGGAGACGGCCCTGGGCGGCTTCCGGCGGCCACCGATGTTCGCGTAA
- a CDS encoding DUF2332 domain-containing protein, translating to MGELARRHFERQGEACGRLGSPFMARLLPLAAARLTPETDFGRAVLDWPDERMFEDALSLRFAGALHALVLSGRAPELAERYPPRAAAEAGDDDALWAAVEAAMTGYGDFLGEFLRHPPQTNETARAAALMLGFQDAARRGGRPLHMLEIGASAGLNQNWDRFRYDLGGAGWGPADSAVRLAPEWRGPPPDLGPVEIAASFACDLRPLDVRDPAQMLRLRAYVWPDQQPRLQRLDGAIEIAKARATRVARADAVDWIGASLQRRPKDRTTVIFHSIFWQYLPHESQQALRSAIEVTGDLAEADAPLAWVRMEPWREDPWKAALYVNLWPGGETRVLAHCDYHGRWIEPLEEATGAAA from the coding sequence TTGGGCGAACTTGCGAGGCGTCATTTCGAACGTCAGGGCGAGGCCTGCGGCCGGCTCGGCTCGCCCTTCATGGCCCGGCTGCTGCCGCTGGCGGCGGCCCGGCTGACGCCGGAAACGGACTTCGGCCGCGCGGTGCTCGACTGGCCGGACGAACGCATGTTCGAGGACGCGTTGTCGCTGCGCTTCGCCGGGGCGCTGCATGCCCTGGTGCTGTCCGGCCGGGCGCCGGAGCTGGCCGAGCGCTACCCGCCCCGCGCGGCCGCTGAAGCCGGGGACGACGACGCCCTGTGGGCGGCGGTCGAGGCGGCGATGACGGGCTATGGCGACTTCCTGGGCGAGTTCCTGCGCCACCCGCCGCAGACCAACGAGACGGCCCGCGCGGCGGCCCTGATGCTGGGCTTCCAGGACGCGGCGCGGCGCGGCGGGCGGCCGCTGCACATGCTGGAGATCGGCGCCAGCGCCGGACTGAACCAGAACTGGGACCGCTTCCGCTACGACCTGGGCGGCGCCGGTTGGGGACCGGCGGACTCCGCCGTACGCCTCGCCCCCGAATGGCGCGGACCGCCGCCCGACCTGGGGCCGGTGGAGATCGCCGCCAGCTTCGCCTGCGACCTGCGTCCCCTCGACGTCCGGGACCCGGCGCAGATGCTGCGGCTCCGCGCCTATGTCTGGCCGGACCAGCAGCCACGGCTGCAGCGCCTGGACGGCGCCATTGAGATAGCGAAGGCGCGCGCCACCCGCGTCGCCCGCGCCGACGCCGTCGACTGGATCGGGGCCAGCCTGCAGCGCCGGCCGAAGGACCGCACCACGGTGATCTTCCATTCGATCTTCTGGCAGTACCTGCCGCACGAGAGCCAGCAGGCGCTGCGCTCCGCCATCGAGGTCACGGGCGACCTGGCGGAGGCCGACGCACCGCTCGCCTGGGTCCGGATGGAGCCCTGGCGCGAGGATCCCTGGAAGGCGGCGCTCTACGTCAACCTGTGGCCCGGCGGGGAGACGCGGGTGCTCGCCCACTGCGACTATCACGGCCGCTGGATCGAGCCCCTGGAGGAAGCCACGGGCGCCGCCGCCTGA
- a CDS encoding response regulator: MARRGMLDLSNLSMLIVDDNKPTRTMLSRMLRSMGVRDIFEAETAEQALADMRGALPDILLLDHRMEGMDGISLARFLRTAGDSPNPYLPIIMVSAHSEQKNVVAAREAGINEYVAKPISVTILADRLSAVIERARPFVKTEDYFGPDRRRRKNPPEDAPRRRASDREAVEVEDEDAA; the protein is encoded by the coding sequence ATGGCACGACGCGGCATGCTCGATCTCTCCAACCTGTCGATGCTGATCGTCGACGACAACAAGCCCACGCGGACCATGCTGAGCCGCATGCTGCGCAGCATGGGCGTGCGCGACATCTTCGAGGCGGAAACCGCGGAGCAGGCGCTGGCCGACATGCGCGGCGCCCTGCCCGACATCCTGCTGCTGGATCACAGGATGGAGGGCATGGACGGCATAAGCCTCGCCAGGTTCCTGCGCACCGCAGGCGACTCGCCCAATCCCTATCTGCCGATCATCATGGTTTCGGCGCACAGCGAGCAGAAGAACGTGGTCGCCGCCCGCGAGGCCGGCATCAATGAGTATGTCGCCAAGCCGATCTCTGTCACCATCCTGGCCGACCGGCTGAGCGCGGTGATCGAACGCGCCCGTCCCTTCGTGAAGACCGAAGACTATTTCGGACCCGACCGCCGCCGCCGCAAGAATCCGCCGGAGGACGCGCCCCGCCGCCGCGCTTCCGACCGGGAGGCCGTCGAGGTCGAGGACGAAGACGCCGCCTGA
- a CDS encoding TauD/TfdA family dioxygenase, whose product MTDFAFALEPDGLLLHSPDGVSRRFPWLWLRDNEPAAFHPVTQERSFDLLSVPPDIFPERAEMRDGEILIHWPDLPGPCAYRLDWLLARAPGRRRPDPADIAPVAWADDHAVARFEAAALAGDEGLGRMLSQLKRDGLVVIGGLDGDEEGVALGQRIGFLRETNFGVIFEVVSRPDPNNQAYTHDELGLHTDLPNQHLVPGYQFLHCLANEATGGDSVFADGFRILEDLRAAAPAAFRLLAEVDVPFRFRDRETDLRIRRPLVEPDAAGRPVRLAFNPGILDIVDMESGIVGDWYRAYRSLKALVDSHSRRLQLRLKSGEMAVFDNSRILHGRTAFDPNTGRRRLRGYYIDRGELDSRIRVLHGAQFE is encoded by the coding sequence ATGACCGATTTCGCCTTCGCGCTGGAGCCCGACGGCCTTCTGCTTCATTCGCCCGATGGCGTCAGCCGCCGCTTCCCCTGGCTCTGGCTGCGCGACAACGAACCCGCCGCCTTTCACCCCGTCACCCAGGAACGCAGCTTCGATCTGCTGTCGGTGCCGCCGGACATCTTCCCCGAACGGGCGGAGATGCGCGACGGCGAGATCCTGATCCACTGGCCGGATCTGCCGGGCCCCTGCGCCTATCGACTGGACTGGCTGCTGGCCCGGGCGCCGGGCCGGCGCCGGCCGGATCCGGCCGACATCGCGCCGGTGGCCTGGGCGGACGACCACGCAGTGGCGCGCTTCGAGGCGGCGGCGCTCGCCGGCGACGAAGGCCTGGGCCGGATGCTGTCGCAACTGAAGCGCGACGGCCTGGTCGTGATCGGCGGACTGGACGGCGACGAAGAGGGCGTGGCGCTGGGGCAGCGCATCGGCTTCCTGCGCGAGACGAACTTCGGCGTCATCTTCGAGGTGGTTTCCCGGCCCGATCCCAACAACCAGGCCTACACGCACGACGAACTGGGCCTGCACACGGACCTGCCCAACCAGCATCTGGTGCCCGGCTACCAGTTCCTGCACTGTCTGGCGAACGAGGCCACGGGTGGCGATTCCGTCTTCGCCGACGGTTTCCGAATCCTGGAGGACCTGCGCGCCGCAGCGCCGGCGGCCTTTCGGCTGCTGGCCGAGGTCGATGTCCCCTTCCGCTTCCGCGACCGCGAGACGGACCTGCGCATCCGCCGGCCGCTGGTGGAGCCGGACGCCGCCGGCCGTCCCGTCAGGCTGGCGTTCAATCCGGGAATCCTGGACATTGTCGACATGGAATCCGGGATCGTCGGCGACTGGTATCGCGCCTACCGCAGCCTGAAGGCGCTGGTCGACAGCCATTCCCGCCGGCTGCAGCTGAGGCTGAAGTCCGGCGAGATGGCGGTGTTCGACAATTCGCGCATCCTTCACGGCCGCACGGCGTTCGACCCGAACACCGGCCGGCGGCGGCTGCGCGGCTACTACATCGACCGGGGCGAACTGGACAGCCGCATCCGCGTCCTGCACGGCGCGCAGTTCGAATGA
- a CDS encoding response regulator, translated as MKFLDLSMLKIMLIDDNRHMRSLLTQILRSIGVREIVQAEDGASGFQLLHKTRYDIVIVDHQMAPITGTEFTRLVRVSEDSPNPFVPILMITGYADKHTIINATNAGVNDIVVKPVSAKVVSTRLADLILNPKNFVRTKDYFGPDRREGGGIVPTGGIGILAMESLADTGERRRAVDRLDSLATDQIEAEMFAADRPDDDDSRIRTAGG; from the coding sequence GTGAAATTTCTCGACCTCAGCATGCTGAAGATCATGCTCATTGACGACAATCGTCACATGAGATCGCTGCTGACGCAGATCCTGCGGTCGATCGGCGTGCGCGAGATCGTTCAGGCCGAGGACGGGGCCAGCGGTTTCCAGCTGCTCCACAAGACCCGCTACGACATCGTCATCGTCGACCACCAGATGGCGCCGATCACCGGCACCGAATTCACGCGCCTTGTCCGGGTCAGCGAGGACAGTCCGAACCCGTTCGTCCCGATCCTGATGATCACCGGCTACGCCGACAAGCACACCATCATCAACGCCACCAACGCCGGCGTGAACGATATCGTCGTCAAACCCGTGTCCGCCAAGGTCGTCTCGACGCGCCTGGCCGACCTCATCCTGAATCCGAAGAATTTCGTGCGTACCAAGGACTATTTCGGACCCGACCGCCGCGAGGGCGGCGGCATCGTACCCACCGGCGGCATCGGCATCCTGGCCATGGAAAGCCTGGCCGACACCGGCGAACGCCGGCGCGCCGTGGATCGGCTGGACAGCCTGGCCACGGACCAGATCGAGGCGGAGATGTTCGCGGCCGACCGGCCCGACGATGACGACTCCCGGATCCGGACGGCGGGAGGCTGA
- a CDS encoding type III PLP-dependent enzyme — protein MTQRIHDYLERTAHEAPCLVMDLERVRDNYQAFAHAMPDTRVFYAIKANPAPAILELLAELSSCFDAASVAEIRMALAAGATPDRISYSNTIKRERDIATAFDLGVRQFAFDCDAELEKIARVAPGSRVVCRLLCDGEGADWPLSKKFGCAPAMAGRLMRRAHELGLEAHGLAFHVGSQQPNPGMWDGALATCADLFRQLGEQGIEMKMVNLGGGFPARYLRDVPQVEMYGQAITGSLKRHFGNRIPQTIIEPGRGLVGDAGVIRSEIVLISKKDDDDPVRWVYLDIGKFGGLAETIDEAIRYPIRTDHDGEELAPVVLAGPTCDSVDVMYEKEPYLLPVSIEIGETVTIESTGAYTATYASNGFNGFDPLRCVCI, from the coding sequence ATGACACAGCGGATTCACGATTATCTGGAGCGCACGGCCCATGAGGCGCCGTGCCTGGTGATGGATCTGGAGCGGGTGCGCGACAACTATCAGGCGTTCGCGCACGCCATGCCGGACACGCGGGTGTTCTACGCCATCAAGGCGAACCCGGCGCCGGCGATCCTGGAGCTGCTGGCCGAACTGAGCAGCTGCTTCGATGCGGCCTCGGTGGCCGAGATCCGCATGGCCCTGGCCGCCGGCGCGACGCCGGACAGGATCAGCTACTCCAACACCATCAAGCGCGAGCGCGACATCGCCACGGCCTTCGATCTGGGGGTGCGGCAGTTCGCCTTCGACTGCGACGCCGAGCTGGAGAAGATCGCCCGCGTGGCGCCGGGCAGCCGCGTGGTCTGCCGCCTGCTCTGCGACGGCGAGGGCGCCGACTGGCCCCTGTCGAAGAAGTTCGGCTGCGCGCCGGCCATGGCCGGCCGGCTGATGCGCCGCGCCCACGAGCTGGGTCTCGAGGCCCATGGCCTGGCCTTCCACGTCGGCTCCCAGCAGCCCAATCCGGGCATGTGGGACGGTGCGCTGGCGACCTGCGCGGACCTGTTCCGCCAGCTCGGCGAGCAGGGCATCGAGATGAAGATGGTCAACCTGGGCGGGGGCTTCCCCGCCCGCTATCTTCGCGACGTGCCCCAGGTGGAGATGTACGGCCAGGCGATCACGGGCTCGCTGAAGCGCCACTTCGGCAACCGGATCCCGCAGACCATCATCGAGCCGGGCCGCGGCCTGGTCGGCGACGCCGGCGTCATCCGCTCCGAGATCGTGCTGATCTCGAAGAAGGACGACGACGATCCGGTGCGCTGGGTCTATCTCGACATCGGCAAGTTCGGCGGTCTGGCCGAGACCATCGACGAGGCCATCCGCTATCCGATCCGCACCGACCATGACGGTGAGGAACTGGCGCCGGTGGTGCTGGCGGGGCCGACCTGCGACTCGGTCGACGTGATGTACGAAAAGGAGCCGTACCTGCTGCCGGTCTCGATCGAGATCGGCGAGACGGTGACGATCGAATCGACCGGCGCCTACACGGCGACCTACGCCTCCAACGGCTTCAACGGCTTCGACCCGCTGAGGTGCGTCTGCATCTGA
- a CDS encoding M48 family metallopeptidase: MRPLPADLRVVRHGRARRIKLRLDSVDGAPVLVLPPGVSRRSGEAFVRQNLDWLAERRAARPAALPFRDGLEIPFQDDRLAIVHRADGRFGVRRNGAMLEVAGGGEHLNRRVTDWLKAEARRRLAAASRSYADEIGVRIARLRIADQKSRWGSCSARAVLSFNWRLVLAPAAVLDFVAAHETAHLKEMNHGSRFHALVARLHPDPEGADAWLKAHGASLRIWGRAE; encoded by the coding sequence ATGAGGCCGCTGCCCGCCGATCTGCGGGTCGTCCGCCATGGCCGCGCACGGCGGATCAAGCTCAGGCTGGACAGCGTCGACGGCGCACCCGTGCTCGTGCTGCCCCCCGGCGTGTCCCGCCGCTCCGGCGAGGCCTTCGTGCGTCAGAACCTGGACTGGCTGGCCGAAAGGCGCGCCGCGCGCCCTGCGGCACTGCCGTTCCGCGACGGGCTGGAAATCCCCTTCCAGGACGACCGGCTGGCCATCGTGCACAGGGCCGATGGCCGCTTCGGCGTCCGCCGCAACGGGGCGATGCTGGAAGTCGCCGGCGGCGGCGAACACCTCAACCGCCGGGTGACCGACTGGCTGAAGGCCGAGGCCCGGCGGCGGCTGGCAGCGGCGAGCCGCAGCTACGCCGACGAGATCGGCGTCCGGATCGCGCGGCTGCGGATCGCCGACCAGAAGAGCCGCTGGGGAAGCTGTTCGGCGCGGGCGGTGCTCTCCTTCAACTGGCGTCTGGTGCTGGCGCCGGCGGCGGTGCTCGATTTCGTCGCCGCCCACGAGACGGCGCACCTGAAGGAGATGAACCACGGGTCGCGTTTCCACGCGCTGGTGGCGCGGCTGCACCCGGACCCGGAGGGCGCTGACGCCTGGCTGAAGGCGCACGGCGCCTCGCTGCGCATCTGGGGCCGGGCCGAATAG
- the speD gene encoding adenosylmethionine decarboxylase codes for MDFTTSQVLDEGLDLDDRADEARKDFFIVRDGECFAGTHLLIDVREAEGLDDIKHIDRTLRACVEAAGATLLSIDLHHFTPNGGVSGVAILAESHISIHSWPEYGYAALDVFMCGDAEPQKAVPVLKKAFRAGMVEVAEIRRGKGMVG; via the coding sequence ATGGACTTCACGACTTCTCAGGTTCTGGACGAGGGCCTGGATCTCGACGACCGCGCCGACGAGGCGCGCAAGGATTTCTTCATCGTGCGCGACGGCGAGTGCTTCGCCGGCACGCATCTGCTGATCGACGTCCGCGAGGCCGAGGGCCTGGACGACATCAAGCACATCGACAGGACCCTTCGGGCCTGCGTCGAGGCGGCAGGCGCGACGCTGCTGTCGATCGACCTGCATCACTTCACGCCCAATGGCGGCGTGTCGGGCGTGGCGATCCTGGCCGAGAGCCACATCTCGATCCATTCCTGGCCGGAATACGGCTATGCCGCGCTCGACGTCTTCATGTGCGGCGACGCCGAGCCGCAGAAGGCCGTGCCGGTGCTGAAGAAGGCGTTCCGTGCCGGCATGGTCGAGGTCGCGGAGATCCGCCGCGGGAAGGGCATGGTGGGATGA